ATCGAACACCACTTTGACAGGCGAACCGGGATCCGAAACAAATCGGTGGATCAACGGAGCTGCATTGACATAAGGCACGCAACCCACGCGATACCGGGACATGCCGCCATGATACTCATTCGGAATGCGGCTTCTGGGCAACGCAGACGACGCTCGAGCCCCATGGCAAATCCATCCGGCGGAACAGCGCCGCTTCCAAACGCATCACCGCAAGGAGTAGCCGATTCCAAAAAGGGCTAAACCGGGGAAGTTGGACCTTGGGCTCGCCGCCTTGCATTTTTTCGGCAAGCCTCCGGGCAACCACGGCCGGGAACAGCAGGAAAACGCTGTAAGACAACTTGAGGATGGTGAACCCCGAATCAGCCAATAGCCCCCTGACCATGGCGCGGGTGTAGCGGCGCTGATGCATTAGGGCGATATCGTGCGGGCCCCAAAGCCAGGCAAATGCCGGGACGTTCATCACAAAGACCCCGCCCGGCTTCAAAACTCGGAAAACTTCGGCAGCGGCTGCCTCGTGGCCCGGCACATGCTCGATCGTGTCCAAGCTCACGACCGCGTCAAAGGTGGCGTCGGCAAAGGGGAGTTGTTCAGCATTGGCATAGACCAAAAGTGCAAGCCCCCGGGATTTTGAAAATGAGAGCGCATCGTGGCTCAAATCCACCCCGACGGCCGTGCCCCGCCGACCCAATTCCGTGAGCACAGCCCCTGTCCCGCATCCCACATCCAGAATCAGCGGCTGGTCGCCCACATGGTGGTCCAAAAGGCTGAGGGCTAATTCGCGCCGGGAAACGAACCACCAATAGTGGTCTTCCAAATCGCGCATTTTTCGGTATTCACCGGGGTTCATCGCGCTGTTTCAACCGTTTGGTTTTGCCCCAGAGCCTGATCTTGAGGAGATCCCGCAACATCCGCGGCCCGTCGCGCAACAGAACGACCTTCGAGCCTTCTTGGTGGGACCAGCGGATCGGGACTTCGGCAATGGTGTAGCCGAGGTCGCGGGCGATGATGAGGCTCTCAAAATCAAACCCGAATCCGTCCAACTTGCAGCGGCTGAAAATATCTTTTGCAACATCGCTACGGAACAGCTTGAACCCGCATTGAGTATCGGCGATGCCCGGAACGGCGAGAACCTGGACGGCTTTGTTGAAGACCCT
Above is a genomic segment from Armatimonadota bacterium containing:
- a CDS encoding methyltransferase domain-containing protein, which produces MNPGEYRKMRDLEDHYWWFVSRRELALSLLDHHVGDQPLILDVGCGTGAVLTELGRRGTAVGVDLSHDALSFSKSRGLALLVYANAEQLPFADATFDAVVSLDTIEHVPGHEAAAAEVFRVLKPGGVFVMNVPAFAWLWGPHDIALMHQRRYTRAMVRGLLADSGFTILKLSYSVFLLFPAVVARRLAEKMQGGEPKVQLPRFSPFWNRLLLAVMRLEAALFRRMDLPWGSSVVCVAQKPHSE